GCTTTCGGCCACTGGGCCGGGTTCTTGCTCGGGTGGTTGTACTGGTTCCTGCTCATCATGGTCGGTGGTGCCGAAATCACTGGCGCCTCGGCGATCATCGCCGGGTGGTTCGACATCCCGCAGTGGATCCCGGCCCTGCTCACCGTGATCGTGTTCGCCACTATCAACCTCTCCCAGGTGAAAGGGTTCGGTGAATTCGAGTACTGGTTTGCGATGATCAAGGTGGTCGTCATCGTTGGGTTCCTCGTGGTCGGAGCCGCGCTGTTCTTCGGGCTGTTGCCGGGAGCGGGCTTCGTCGGCTTCGACAACGTCAGGGACACCGGCTTCGCGCCCAACGGCGTCGCCGGTATTGCCACCGGGCTCCTCGCCGTCGCTTTTGCCTTCGGTGGCATCGAGGTTGTCACCATCGCTGCGGCCGAATCAGCCAACCCGGCGCAAGCGGTACGACGCGCGGTAAACTCCATCATCTGGCGTATCGCTCTGTTCTACGTCGGCTCTGTCGTCGTCATCATCCTTCTCGTGCCGTATGCGCAGATCGGCGCCGCGACATCCCCCGGGGACTCGCCCTTCACCCACGTCCTCGCGATGACGAACCTACCGGGCGTGGCCGGATTTATGGAGGCGATCATCGTGCTCGCCCTCCTCTCTGCGTTTAACGCCCAGATCTACGGCACGTCGCGCATGGCCTACCAACAGGCCCTCGAAGGGGACGCCCCACGCTGGCTGGCCACGACAAACGCCCATTCCGTCCCCACAAACGCGGTGTTCGTCTCCGTTTTCTTCGCTTTCGTCTCCGTCGGCCTCCAGTGGTGGAATCCACCGGGACTGCTCGAGTTTTTGATGAACGCCGTCGGCGGGTGCCTTATGGTCACCTGGGTCATGATCACGCTGAGCTACATCAAGCTTCGCCCCGCGGGGGGCAAGGGCCAGCCCTGGGGAGCGTGGGCCACCCTCGCCGCCCTCATCGCCCTCACCGCGCTCATGCTTTTCGACGCCTCTACGCGGCCGCAGATCCTGTCCGTCCTTGTCATCTCTGCCGGCCTGATCGGTTTGTCCTTCCTCACACGTGGCGCTTCCCGTCGCGAACCGGGCGCTCGTCTAAGCTGACGGGCATGACTTCAGCAATCGCGCGTGGAATTGCCACGGTCACGCATGACGGTACAGTCCTCGACGTCTGGTACCCGGCCCCCACACTCGGAGACCGAGTAACCGACACCAGAACGCAGCGCCTGGAGGAACCCGATGCGCGCTTCGCTCACCTCATCGGCCCCGACGAGGCACGCGGCGTGGCCCGTATCCCAGTGGAGACGCAGATTGCGGATCTCTCCGAACCTGCGGTCGACTCCTACGACGTCTACCTGCGTTTGCACCTCCTTTCCCACCGCCTCATTCAGCCACATGGGGCCAACATGGACGGGGTCTTCGGTCTGCTGGCAAACGTGGTGTGGACGAATTACGGCCCCTGCGAGGTTTCGGATTTCCAGATGACGCGCGGCCGGCTCGCAGCCAACGGTCCCGTCATCGTGTTCTCGGTGGACAAATTCCCGCGCATGGTCGACTACGTCGTGCCATCCGGGGTCCGGATCGGCGATGCCGACCGCGTCCGCCTCGGCGCTCACCTGGCCGAAGGGACGACGGTGATGCACGAGGGATTTGTGAACTTCAACGCGGGCACCCTTGGGGCGTCGATGGTCGAGGGCCGCATCTCTGCCGGCGTCGTCGTCGGTGACGGCACGGATATCGGCGGCGGAGCCTCGATCATGGGGACGCTGTCCGGGGGAGGCAAGGAGACCATTACCTTGGGGCAGCGCTGCTTGCTCGGTGCTAACTCGGGCGTGGGCATCTCGCTCGGCGACGACTGCGTCGTCGAGGCTGGGCTTTACGTTACGGCGGGGACAAAAGTCATAGTGACCAGCGGGGTCGCGGCCGCCCTCGGCCACGCAGACGGTGCGGAAGTCAAGGCCCGTGAGCTATCAGGGGCACGTGGCCTACAATTCCGGCGCAACTCCTTGAGCGGCGCCGTTGAGGTGGTACGAGCTCAGGGCGTCGAACTAAACGACGCACTGCACAGCAACTAACCCCTCACCTCAAGCGGTTTGATCTTCGGTTTCCCAAACGCCCAGAACTTGTTAATCACAAAGTTCACGGGCATGGCAATGAACGTCGACAAAGCTTGCGCCCAGTAGGACTTGGTGCGCAGGCCGCTCGAGTCGTCGAAAATGGACTCCGGCAGCGCGATGGGCGAGGCCGGGTTCATGAACAGGGTGAGAAACGTCAGCGAGACGACAAAGGCGACCACACCCGTCGCGAGGAATGGGATAAATCCCCTCAACCACGTCCGCTTCGGGATGGAGCGGAACGTCCACGAGCGATTGAGCTGGTAGTTCCACGCATTCGCCACGACGAACGCGACCGTGGACAAGACGTGGTACCACCTCACGTTCCACTGTGTGCCCAGCAAGTTGACGAACACGTCCGCTTCGTGGGTGTCGAAACCGTAGTCCAAAAGTTTTTTGGCTAGGTAGAAGACAACCAGATTGACGGCTACTCCGGAGCCACCCACAATTCCGAATTTGACAAACTCTCGCGCGCCGGCGGCGAGGCGCACCGCTACGCTACCCATTCAGCCCCTGCGACCCCTGCAGTCTCTGCGCCGCCGCGTTGATGCGCTCATCCGTGGCTGTCAAGGCGATCCTGACGTGGTTTTCCCCGGCCGGCCCGTAAAAGTCACCGGGCGCAGCGAGGATGCCTCGCTCCGCCAGCCAGTTCAGCGTCTCGCGGCCACTCATGCCGTCCCGGCGGGCCCAGAGGTACAACCCGGCGTCGGAGTAGTCGATGGCAAAACCGGCCCCGATCAGGGCCTTGAGCAGCGTCGCGCGGCGGGTGGCGTAGATGAGGCGCTGGAGGTCCTGGTGCGCGTCGTCGGAAAGAGCTGCGACCATTGCCTGCTGGATGGGGCCGGGGACCATGAGACCGGCGTGCTTGCGCACACGCAACAGCTCGTGGACAAGGTCCTCGTCGCCCGCAATGAAACCAGCGCGGTAGGACGCCATATTCGAGGTTTTCGACAGCGAGTGGATGGCCAGGAGACCCGAGTTGTCCCCGTCGGTTACGCGCGGGTCGAGCAGCGACACGGGTTCCGCGGACCACGCGAGGCCCATGTAGCACTCGTCGGAGGCGATAATTGCGCCCGTCTCGCGGGAGTACTCCACCCAGCGGCGCAGCTCATCCGTGGTGCAGACGCGTCCGGTGGGGTTCGAGGGGGAATTGACGAAGACTAAGGACGCGCCGTCGACCGGCTCGTCGGAACGCACGATCTCACACCCCGCGATCAGGGCGCCCACCTCGTAGGTGGGATACGCCACCTCTGGAATGACGACCGTCGCCCCGCGCAGGCCGAGCAAGGTGGGAAGCCACGCGATGGCCTCCTTCGTTCCCACCACGGGCAGAACGCAGCGCTCCGTCACCCCCGCAACACCGTAGCGTCGCGCGAGGGCGCCGGCGATAGCCTGGCGCAGCTGGTGCGTCCCAGCCGTCTGCGGGTAGCCCGGCGTCGCGGCCGCCTCGGACAGGGCCAGCTGGATAGAGGGGTCGACGTCGTCGACGGGCGTCCCTACGGAGAGGTCAACGATGCCGCCGGGGTGCCGAGCGGCCTGCGCCTTGACGTCTGCGATGGTATCCCACGGGAAGTCCGGGAGGAGGCCCTCCAGCGGTGTGCGATGCATCGGTTCAGACTACTCCTGGTTCTGGGGCGGCAGCGCGGCGACAAAGGGATGGTCGTGGTCAACCGGCCCCGTCTTCGCGGCCCCACCTGGGGAGCCCAATTCGTCGAAGAACCCCACGTTCGCGTCGTAGTACTCTGCCCACTCCTCCGGGGTGTCGTCTTCGTAGAAAATGGCCTCGACCGGGCACGCGGGCTCACACGCGCCGCAGTCGACGCATTCGTCGGGGTGAATGTAGAGCATGCGCTTGCCCTCGTATATGCAGTCGACGGGACATTCTTCGACGCAGGCGCGGTCCATGATGTCCACGCACGGTTGAGCAATCACGTATGTCATGCCCGCTATTATGTCACTTCGCCCTTGTCAAGGGCCAAATGGCACCCGCGCTACCTGCAACGATGAGCGACGCGCGCAGAATGTTATTCGTAGGGGCCACAAAACCCCCAGCCGCGGGTACAAAGAACAGCAGCCCGAGAACCAGAACCCACACGGCCCACGGGATTAGGGCCGCGGCATTCTTGCCCACCCACAACATCGCGGTTTTGCTCAGAACCGAATTGAACAGCGCCCCAATAATCGCGGCGACAACGCCGCAGTAAACGACCTCTAGCAAGCCGGAAATCGCAGCCCCGATGCTCAGCCACGTCAACCCGCTGACGACCTCCCCACGGCTGAAATCATCGCGGACGACGGGTTCGCTCATCGCTCGATGCCGCTCAGCAGATCCGCCCCTGGTCCCACGGGCAGGCCCGCGCCCCACTGGTAGTGCTCCCTGCGGGTCACGGCCTGCGTGATCCCGTTGGATAAAGCGTAGGCGTGAGGCCCTTGCGCAATAGAGATCTGGGTCGCGTGGGCACGCATCGCCTCGACCTTCGCGTTCCACGCCGCGTCGTCGAGGTCGACCCAGGTATCGGTCGTGTCCACCGCGTCTAGTTCACCCGGGTCCGGTAGGCGCCACCCGTCCGGGGCTGAGCTAGGAAGCGCGGCCTCCAGCTCCTCGCGCAAACGCACGGCCCACAGGATGCGGGGCACAGGCGATTTCTCCGCCGCGGCGTGCGTGACGTCGTGCGCATGAATGTGGTCGGGATGACCGTACCCGCCGTCGGGGCCGTAGGTGAGGACTAGGTGCGGCCGCTCGGCGTCGAAAATTGCGGCTAGCTTGTCGACGGCCTCCGCTCCCCCGTTGACGAAGGCGCGGGGGTTCCTGCTCGCCCTCGACCCCGCCATGCCGCTGTCGCGGTAGCACCCCGCGCCCCCTAGGAATGTGCCCCGCGCGCCGAGGATCGACAGCGCGCGCTGAAGCTCGTGAATCCGATACCCGCCAAGCTGGTCCGCGCGATCGGCGACGAGCCCCTGCCACGCCGGACCGATTACTTCCCCCTCTTCTCCCAGCGTGCAGGTGACCACGAGCACGTCTGCACCACGGCGTGCGAGGTGCGCGAGAGCCCCACCCGTGGAGATGGACTCGTCGTCAGGGTGAGCGTGGACTGCGATCACTCGGTAGCCGGTCAAGTCTTGTGTCACGGGGTTTGTCCTTTCTCGTCTGTACTACTCTTCAGCTGCCACGTGGGGATGGTGGACAAGGCGACCGGGCCCGGGGCGGTGACGCCGCCGCCCAGAGCAGTTGTTCGGCGCTCGGCGAACAGTGGGACCCACACGGCCTGGCGTATGAGTTCTGCGTCAACCCTCGCTCGAGCCTGAGGGCCCGGAACTGTGCCGTCAAGGATTTCTTGCGCAACTGCGTGGGACTCTGGGGTACACAGGCCGCTCAAATTCCCCGCGCGGTAGGTGTCGGCGGCGCAGTCGAGGCGGCTCGCCTGGGCCGGGCCGGACGCGTCCGGGGTGGACCACCCAACAACCACATCTACGGTGCCTTGGGGCAACCCCGCACCCGCAATACCTGCAACATCCGTCAACACCGTCTGCGCGGCAACCCCACGCATAATCAGCATATCCACCAAAGCGCTGGCGGCGGCTGCTGCGAAGGCGTCGGCGGGGTCGGCAGCAACGCGCAAGGCTCGGTTGCTCGCCACGGCCTGGGTGAGCAGTTCCGGCACGCCTGTAGAGTCGGGGCTCGTATCGGGGCTCGAGTCGGGGCTCGAGTCGGGGCTCGAGTCGGCGAAGGTGACGTCGGTGTCTCGGCCGGCGGCGATGCGGGCAAGACGCGGGACATCAATAAGCGAGCGAAGCTGCTCCCTCACCTCTGTCGAAGCGAGAAGGGGGGACGTCGCTGACAGCGTCACTCCCAGGGTCCGTGGCCCATCGGCGCTGGTGACGGTGGTGGCGGGAACGAGGCGCAGCACGTCCGTAGTGGTTTGCCCCGGAACGATGTCGGCGTAGGCGAGCTGACCGGAGCGGAGTTGGTAAGCGGCCTGCGTCGTGTCCCGGGCGGCGTTGAAAGCAGTGAGAACAACGACGTCTATGCGGGCCGGGCTCGAACCCCAGAATCGATCGTTGCGGTTCAAAGTGACCGTCCCTCGGCCCCGATCCACGGAGCTCACGGAATAACGGCCCGCGGATGCAGGAATTGAATCGGCGAGCGCCGTGGCGAAGTCGGACGCGTCTTGGGCGAAGAGGTGTGAGGGGAGGAGGAAGTCGAAGAGCGACTCCCACTCCGCCACGGGGGTGGAGAAATCAACGTCGACAACCTTGCCCGTCGGCCCCGAAACGCGAATTTGGGATATCGCGCGGTAACCGGCGGGATCGTCGACGCCCGGCGTCTTAGTCATTCCCCGCCACAGGTAGGCAAAATCGCTCCCGGTAAGGGGGGTCCCGTCGGACCACTGCGCCGAGTCGGCAAGCACGTAGCGCACGGTCATCGCGGGGCCCGCCGTGGGGGATGTAGCAAGCGGCGTGGCGGCGGTCACGAGGTCGGGATTCCGGGCACCGTCGACGAATGCGCTGGGCAGCACGAGCTGGGCGATGGAGCGCACGACATGCGATTCATCCGCGGTAAGGTGCGGGTTAAGACCGTTTCGCAGGGGGTCGACGCCGACCGAGACCTGGGTCCGCCCGGTGGGCTGCGCCTGCGGCGCCGAAGAAGTCGTCGTCGTGGTGGCTGGATCGTCTTCGACAACGGGAGCAGGCCCCGGGTTCGCCACGCAGGAGGTAAGGCCCAGGCTCGCCGCGAATGCAGCGCCCGCTAACCGACGAAGCGCCAAGGTCTTACTTGTTCAGCTGCTTGGATCGAGAGCGGGCGCGGCCGCGCTCCGTCGAGTTGAGGATGATCTTGCGCACGCGCATCGCCTCGGGGGCAACCTCGACACACTCATCCTCGTCGCAGAACTCAATAGCCTCGTCGAGAGACAGCGTGCGGGCCTTGGCCAGTGTGACCGTCGCGTCGGCGGTCGCCGAGCGCATGTTGGTCAGCTTCTTTTCCTTCGTGATGTTGATGTCCATGTCTTCGTCGCGCGAGTTCGCGCCGACAACCATGCCTTCGTAAGTTTCCGCGCCGGGTTCGACGAAGAAATCGCCACGATCCGCGAGCTGGGTCAAGGCGTAGGCCGTGACCTGGCCCGAGCGGTCTGCCACAAGCGAACCCGTCGGCCGGCCCTTAATCTCGCCGGCCCACGGACGGTGCTCGATGGAGTAGGAGTTGGCAATGCCCGCTCCCCTGGTTTCCGTCAAAAACGTCGTACGGAAACCGATCAGCCCGCGCGAGGGCACATCGAACTCCATGCGCACCCAGTCACCCGAGCCGGCGTTGCTCATCGCGGTCATCTGGCCCTTGCGGTTGGCAAGCAGCTGCGTGACTGCGCCCTGGTACTCGGTGGGGACGTCGATAACCATGTGGTCGTACGGCTCGTAGGTCGTGCCGTCGACCTGCTTCGTCACCACCTGGGGCTTGCCCACGGTCAGCTCGAAGCCTTCACGGCGCATCGTTTCGATCAGCACCGTCAGCGCCATCTCGCCGCGACCTTGCACTTCCCACGCGTCCGGACGCTCGGTGGGCAGGACCCGGATCGAGACGTTACCGATGAGTTCTTGGTCCAGGCGCGCCTTGATAACGCGGGCGGTCAGCTTGTCGCCACCGTTGCGGCCCGCCATCGGCGAGGTGTTGACACCAATGGTCATCGAAATCGCTGGGTCGTCCACAGTGATCCGGGGCAGGGGCTCCACGTTTTCCGGGTTGGCCAACGTGTCGCCAATCATAATTTCGTCGATGCCCGAGACAGCCGCGATGTCGCCTGCGACCACGTCGCCCTGTGCGGGAACGCGCTCAAGCCCCTCGGTGCGAAGCAGTTCCGCAATCTTCACGTTCTTGACGTGCTGGTTGCCCTCATCGTCGTAGTGAACCCAGGCGACGGTGTCGCCCTTCTTCACCGTCCCGCGGTAGACGCGGATCAGGGCGATGCGGCCGAGGAAGGAAGACGAGTCCAGGTTGGTCACCTGCGCTTGGAACGGGGCGTCGATGTCGGCGGAGGGCTCGGGAAGGACGTCATAGATGACATCGAAAAGCGGCTGCAAATCCTCGTTCTCGGGCATGTGGCCGTTGCCCGGGTTCTCCAGCGAGGCGCGCCCGGCGCGACCGGAAGCATAGAGAACCGGCAGTTCCAGCAGATTCTCTGCGGCTTCGGCAGCCTCTGGGTCCTCAAGGGCCGCACCGAGCTCGAGGAGGAGATCTTGAGCTTCCTCAACGACCTCGTCGATGCGGGCGTCGGGGCGGTCAGTCTTGTTGACGCAGATGATCACCGGCTTTTTCGCCTCGAGCGCCTTACCCAAGACGAAACGGGTCTGCGGGAGGGGACCTTCGGAGGCGTCGATGAGGAGGACGACGCCGTCGACCATCGACAACCCGCGCTCGACCTCCCCGCCGAAGTCCGCGTGGCCCGGGGTGTCGATGACGTTGATGATGAGGTCGCGGCCCTCTTTACCGGCGCCCGCTCGACGGATGGCGGTGTTCTTGGCCAGGATGGTGATGCCCCGCTCGGATTCGAGCTCGCCCGAGTCCATCACGCGGTCACCGTGCTCGCCGTGGTCGCCGAACACACCGGACTGCTCCAGCATGCCGTTGACAAGGGTCGTCTTGCCGTGGTCGACGTGGGCGACGATGGCTACGTTACGGAATTCAGGGTGCGACACTAACCCGATGCTCCTTTTAGGGGATAGGCAGAAAAGACCGTTTACACCCTACTCCCTGGCACCGTGAAACGCATTGTCGCCAGCCGGAATCACTTGACGTCCACCCGGGATCGACTAATGTGACAAGGGTTACTGAAGTTATACCGTAGTCGCTGTTTAAGGAAGCCCATGGCTCGCATCCGTTTATTGTCGCGCATCGCAGCGTGCGTGGGCGTTGTCGCGCTAGCGTGTTCTGCGGGCCCTAGCGCCCAAGCGCAGAGCACCTTGACGCACCCATCCGCCTACGTCGATCACCTCGGCCGCCCCACTCCGGAAGTGGTAAAGCGCGTCAACGAGTTCGCAGCCCAGCCCTTCATTCCCCAACAAGTGGCGGACGCCTTGCACAACGCCATCGGGTTTTTTGCCGGCGATGGGCAGCAAGGCGGCCCCGATCTTCCCGACGACGCCCCCGCCATCTCTCAATTCCTCTGGCCTACGGTGTCGCTCAACTGCCTGGGAGACGGACTCCACTCCACCGCCTCGGCCATCGCTGTACCGGGCCCGGCCCAGCTCCCTGCCCCCGGCGCCCCTGCCGGGCACACCTCGTTCGTGTTCACCGCGCTCGGCACTCCGGCCGCGGCCGCGGAGCAGGGCGATATGCGAGTTTACTGGGTGAACCTGACAACCGGCCGGACTGGCGTCACTGCGCTAGGCAACACCGGCCTCAACCCCAACGGGCCAGCGACGCTATCGGCCACCGCGGAGACGGGCTCGGGGGTCGTAGTCGCGGCGGCCGAGGGATCCGTTCACACGGTCGCCGCCGGCGGGACCTCCACCTGCGCTTTCGCACCCACCGTCGCCGGTTTTACTGTGCGGTAGCCGATGAAAGCGGACCTGCACCCCGTCAAGGCGGAGACCTTTGATACCAAGGCGGGTGTCAACGTCGACCCCAAGGGTTTTCACCGGGCCGTTGACGTATACGCGGTCTCTGACTTCGGCCTCTACATGGCGCGCGGAGCCAACCACCCACGGTTCGGTTACCTGGAAAGCTGGTTGCTACCCCGCCTGAATCTGCGGGCCAACATCTTCCATTTCCGCCCCGGCGCGGAGAAAGACCAGGACTTCTACTTCGACGTCGCCGACATCTCGGTCACCGGTGACGTGTGGACAACCCGAGACCTGTACGTCGACCTTGTCAGCCTCACCGGCACCCCGGTCGACGTCCTTGACATCGACGAGCTCGCCGCCGCGACATCGGCGGGGTTCATCAGCGCCGAAGACGCGGAGCGGGCCATTGAGACCACGCTCGCCGCGGTGGAGGGGATCACGCGTCACGGCGATGACGCGATGGCGTGGCTGCGGTCCGAGGGCGCCCACCTGACGTGGGCCGAATCGGTAACCCTCACACCAGCCGAACCGTGACGTCAACGGCGGGCCGAGCCAGCTGCGCTTCTTGCGCGGCCCACATGTCCCAATACTTCTCATAGCCCGGGTCGCGCCGCAGGGCGCGCCGCTTGCGCGTCTCCAGGGGCGCAATAACTCGCACTGTGGTCACCGCTCCCCTGCGCCGCGCGGCTCTTATCGACGCCTCCGTGACCGCACCGACCCCTTCCACGATGAGGTCCGCGCCTGGGTCGAGTTCCACCCAGCGCTCCCGCGTGCCCGTCTCCCAATCCCAGCGCCAGTACCCCGGTCTAGCAGAGCGCAGCACATCCGTGGCAACCATCCGCGCCCCCTCGGATAACCCGTGCCAGCCCGGATAGAAATCGTCAAGGTGCACGACCTCCATGCCCAGGGCGCGGCCCATCGTTTCGGCGAGGGTCGTCTTGCCCGCACCAGAGGGACCGTCGATAAGAAGGGTGTACGGCATCAGGATATTGCCCACAGGGGCCGGAACGAACCGGTGCACCACGCGGTGCCCACGGCGAACGCGGCGCAGGCCACGCTTGCGGCGAGAACGACCCAATCGATGCGGTGCAAGCGGGAAACGCGGGCGTGGGAGCGCGTCGGAAAGCGGCCAAAGCCTCGCGCTTCCATGGCGGAGGACAGCTTCCCGGCGCGGCGCAGGCTCATCACGAGCAGGCCAAAGGCGAGGGACAACGCGTGGTGCAGCCTGCCCGTGTCCGCAATGCCGCGCGAGCGGCGTGAACGGCGCAGTGCATCGAGGTCGTCGCGCAACAAAGTGAGCATGCGAAACGCCGCCACCGTTCCGATGACAAAGCGCTCAGGAAGCCGGAGCACCTGGGATAAACCGTCGCCAAGGTCGGTGGGGTCAACATCGGCCGAAAGGATGACCACGGGCAGCGCGATAGCCAGAACGCGCACCACCATCGCACCGGCCAGGCTCAGCGAGAGCTCGGTGACCTGTATGAGTCCCCACTGGGCCAGCACTGCTCCCCCGCTCTGCCCGTACAGAGCCAAGGGGATTCCGGATATGGGAGCGAGGATTACGAGGGGCCAGCTGCGACGCGCCAGGCGCGCCCACCCCACGCCGCACAGGGGGGCCGCGGCGACGCTCAGCGCAATTGCGATCGTCGCTGAAACCCAGTCGAGGGTCAGCATGAGCGGGGTGGTAAACAGCGCCACCGCGAGGATGCGCGTTACCGGGTTAA
The nucleotide sequence above comes from Corynebacterium capitovis DSM 44611. Encoded proteins:
- a CDS encoding amino acid permease; translation: MSELGTGLKSRHLTLMGLGMSVGAGLFLGVGAGIRAAGPAIILAYAIAGVIVVSVMRMLGRMAAQWPSPGSFATYGRRAFGHWAGFLLGWLYWFLLIMVGGAEITGASAIIAGWFDIPQWIPALLTVIVFATINLSQVKGFGEFEYWFAMIKVVVIVGFLVVGAALFFGLLPGAGFVGFDNVRDTGFAPNGVAGIATGLLAVAFAFGGIEVVTIAAAESANPAQAVRRAVNSIIWRIALFYVGSVVVIILLVPYAQIGAATSPGDSPFTHVLAMTNLPGVAGFMEAIIVLALLSAFNAQIYGTSRMAYQQALEGDAPRWLATTNAHSVPTNAVFVSVFFAFVSVGLQWWNPPGLLEFLMNAVGGCLMVTWVMITLSYIKLRPAGGKGQPWGAWATLAALIALTALMLFDASTRPQILSVLVISAGLIGLSFLTRGASRREPGARLS
- the dapD gene encoding 2,3,4,5-tetrahydropyridine-2,6-dicarboxylate N-succinyltransferase, whose protein sequence is MTSAIARGIATVTHDGTVLDVWYPAPTLGDRVTDTRTQRLEEPDARFAHLIGPDEARGVARIPVETQIADLSEPAVDSYDVYLRLHLLSHRLIQPHGANMDGVFGLLANVVWTNYGPCEVSDFQMTRGRLAANGPVIVFSVDKFPRMVDYVVPSGVRIGDADRVRLGAHLAEGTTVMHEGFVNFNAGTLGASMVEGRISAGVVVGDGTDIGGGASIMGTLSGGGKETITLGQRCLLGANSGVGISLGDDCVVEAGLYVTAGTKVIVTSGVAAALGHADGAEVKARELSGARGLQFRRNSLSGAVEVVRAQGVELNDALHSN
- a CDS encoding GtrA family protein; the protein is MGSVAVRLAAGAREFVKFGIVGGSGVAVNLVVFYLAKKLLDYGFDTHEADVFVNLLGTQWNVRWYHVLSTVAFVVANAWNYQLNRSWTFRSIPKRTWLRGFIPFLATGVVAFVVSLTFLTLFMNPASPIALPESIFDDSSGLRTKSYWAQALSTFIAMPVNFVINKFWAFGKPKIKPLEVRG
- the dapC gene encoding succinyldiaminopimelate transaminase, giving the protein MHRTPLEGLLPDFPWDTIADVKAQAARHPGGIVDLSVGTPVDDVDPSIQLALSEAAATPGYPQTAGTHQLRQAIAGALARRYGVAGVTERCVLPVVGTKEAIAWLPTLLGLRGATVVIPEVAYPTYEVGALIAGCEIVRSDEPVDGASLVFVNSPSNPTGRVCTTDELRRWVEYSRETGAIIASDECYMGLAWSAEPVSLLDPRVTDGDNSGLLAIHSLSKTSNMASYRAGFIAGDEDLVHELLRVRKHAGLMVPGPIQQAMVAALSDDAHQDLQRLIYATRRATLLKALIGAGFAIDYSDAGLYLWARRDGMSGRETLNWLAERGILAAPGDFYGPAGENHVRIALTATDERINAAAQRLQGSQGLNG
- the fdxA gene encoding ferredoxin gives rise to the protein MTYVIAQPCVDIMDRACVEECPVDCIYEGKRMLYIHPDECVDCGACEPACPVEAIFYEDDTPEEWAEYYDANVGFFDELGSPGGAAKTGPVDHDHPFVAALPPQNQE
- the mshB gene encoding N-acetyl-1-D-myo-inositol-2-amino-2-deoxy-alpha-D-glucopyranoside deacetylase, which encodes MTQDLTGYRVIAVHAHPDDESISTGGALAHLARRGADVLVVTCTLGEEGEVIGPAWQGLVADRADQLGGYRIHELQRALSILGARGTFLGGAGCYRDSGMAGSRASRNPRAFVNGGAEAVDKLAAIFDAERPHLVLTYGPDGGYGHPDHIHAHDVTHAAAEKSPVPRILWAVRLREELEAALPSSAPDGWRLPDPGELDAVDTTDTWVDLDDAAWNAKVEAMRAHATQISIAQGPHAYALSNGITQAVTRREHYQWGAGLPVGPGADLLSGIER
- a CDS encoding ABC transporter family substrate-binding protein, producing the protein MALRRLAGAAFAASLGLTSCVANPGPAPVVEDDPATTTTTSSAPQAQPTGRTQVSVGVDPLRNGLNPHLTADESHVVRSIAQLVLPSAFVDGARNPDLVTAATPLATSPTAGPAMTVRYVLADSAQWSDGTPLTGSDFAYLWRGMTKTPGVDDPAGYRAISQIRVSGPTGKVVDVDFSTPVAEWESLFDFLLPSHLFAQDASDFATALADSIPASAGRYSVSSVDRGRGTVTLNRNDRFWGSSPARIDVVVLTAFNAARDTTQAAYQLRSGQLAYADIVPGQTTTDVLRLVPATTVTSADGPRTLGVTLSATSPLLASTEVREQLRSLIDVPRLARIAAGRDTDVTFADSSPDSSPDSSPDTSPDSTGVPELLTQAVASNRALRVAADPADAFAAAAASALVDMLIMRGVAAQTVLTDVAGIAGAGLPQGTVDVVVGWSTPDASGPAQASRLDCAADTYRAGNLSGLCTPESHAVAQEILDGTVPGPQARARVDAELIRQAVWVPLFAERRTTALGGGVTAPGPVALSTIPTWQLKSSTDEKGQTP
- the typA gene encoding translational GTPase TypA codes for the protein MSHPEFRNVAIVAHVDHGKTTLVNGMLEQSGVFGDHGEHGDRVMDSGELESERGITILAKNTAIRRAGAGKEGRDLIINVIDTPGHADFGGEVERGLSMVDGVVLLIDASEGPLPQTRFVLGKALEAKKPVIICVNKTDRPDARIDEVVEEAQDLLLELGAALEDPEAAEAAENLLELPVLYASGRAGRASLENPGNGHMPENEDLQPLFDVIYDVLPEPSADIDAPFQAQVTNLDSSSFLGRIALIRVYRGTVKKGDTVAWVHYDDEGNQHVKNVKIAELLRTEGLERVPAQGDVVAGDIAAVSGIDEIMIGDTLANPENVEPLPRITVDDPAISMTIGVNTSPMAGRNGGDKLTARVIKARLDQELIGNVSIRVLPTERPDAWEVQGRGEMALTVLIETMRREGFELTVGKPQVVTKQVDGTTYEPYDHMVIDVPTEYQGAVTQLLANRKGQMTAMSNAGSGDWVRMEFDVPSRGLIGFRTTFLTETRGAGIANSYSIEHRPWAGEIKGRPTGSLVADRSGQVTAYALTQLADRGDFFVEPGAETYEGMVVGANSRDEDMDINITKEKKLTNMRSATADATVTLAKARTLSLDEAIEFCDEDECVEVAPEAMRVRKIILNSTERGRARSRSKQLNK
- a CDS encoding Rv1157c family protein, producing the protein MARIRLLSRIAACVGVVALACSAGPSAQAQSTLTHPSAYVDHLGRPTPEVVKRVNEFAAQPFIPQQVADALHNAIGFFAGDGQQGGPDLPDDAPAISQFLWPTVSLNCLGDGLHSTASAIAVPGPAQLPAPGAPAGHTSFVFTALGTPAAAAEQGDMRVYWVNLTTGRTGVTALGNTGLNPNGPATLSATAETGSGVVVAAAEGSVHTVAAGGTSTCAFAPTVAGFTVR
- a CDS encoding DUF402 domain-containing protein yields the protein MKADLHPVKAETFDTKAGVNVDPKGFHRAVDVYAVSDFGLYMARGANHPRFGYLESWLLPRLNLRANIFHFRPGAEKDQDFYFDVADISVTGDVWTTRDLYVDLVSLTGTPVDVLDIDELAAATSAGFISAEDAERAIETTLAAVEGITRHGDDAMAWLRSEGAHLTWAESVTLTPAEP
- a CDS encoding (d)CMP kinase, which gives rise to MPYTLLIDGPSGAGKTTLAETMGRALGMEVVHLDDFYPGWHGLSEGARMVATDVLRSARPGYWRWDWETGTRERWVELDPGADLIVEGVGAVTEASIRAARRRGAVTTVRVIAPLETRKRRALRRDPGYEKYWDMWAAQEAQLARPAVDVTVRLV
- a CDS encoding energy-coupling factor transporter transmembrane component T family protein codes for the protein MNLICRVNPVTRILAVALFTTPLMLTLDWVSATIAIALSVAAAPLCGVGWARLARRSWPLVILAPISGIPLALYGQSGGAVLAQWGLIQVTELSLSLAGAMVVRVLAIALPVVILSADVDPTDLGDGLSQVLRLPERFVIGTVAAFRMLTLLRDDLDALRRSRRSRGIADTGRLHHALSLAFGLLVMSLRRAGKLSSAMEARGFGRFPTRSHARVSRLHRIDWVVLAASVACAAFAVGTAWCTGSFRPLWAIS